The window GCTGAACTGGGAATGGGGATGTAGGTGACGACCTCGGCTTCCTCGAGGTCGGCAAGCCGCTCACGCACGAACCCGTGCCAGTGCAGCGTAAGAATGACGGGGGTATCCGGGCAGGGGACGGCAGCGACCGTGACGGCGAACAACGGAAGTTTACTCGCGGCGATCTGTGTTTCGATGCGCTCAAGGATTTCCACGATTCGGCTCCTCGCTGCGTGATAAACTCGACGGAAATTTTAGCAAGTTCGGTGCCAAACGATGTCCCCGCACAGCCCGTAGCGACGGGCCTTGCCGCATTTGAAACACGCACCGGGCGAGCCGCTTCCTCCGTTTCTCCCGCTCGCACCAAGATGTCATCGACATGCTCTGGCGACACCCCCGGCAACGACAGCTGGCGGCGCCGGTCGCTCACGTCGGTGTGGCATCCGTGCACGCAGATGAAGCAGCACGAATGGCTGCCGCTGATGCCGATCGCGCGTGCGAAGGGCGTGTGGCTGTACGACTTCGACGGCC is drawn from Betaproteobacteria bacterium and contains these coding sequences:
- a CDS encoding diguanylate cyclase, whose translation is MEILERIETQIAASKLPLFAVTVAAVPCPDTPVILTLHWHGFVRERLADLEEAEVVTYIPIPSSA